In one Pseudomonas purpurea genomic region, the following are encoded:
- the pcp gene encoding pyroglutamyl-peptidase I, giving the protein MRTVLLTGFEPFDQDTINPSWEAVRLLDGTQLGDDVRIIARQLPCAFANAGACLNELLAEHRPQMAIAIGLAPGRSDLSIERVAININDARIPDNLGHQPIDSPVVPGGPAAYFSTLPIKAMVRALRAVGIPASVSQTAGTFVCNQVFYSLQHALADSAVRSGFIHVPYLPEQAARSAPGQPSLALEILAEGLRIAALTAWNTQVDLAETGGQVS; this is encoded by the coding sequence ATGCGTACTGTGCTGCTGACGGGTTTCGAGCCCTTCGATCAAGACACGATCAACCCCTCCTGGGAAGCGGTGCGCCTGCTCGATGGCACCCAACTGGGCGACGATGTACGGATCATCGCCCGTCAGTTGCCCTGCGCATTCGCCAACGCGGGCGCTTGCTTGAATGAACTGCTCGCCGAGCATCGTCCGCAGATGGCCATCGCCATCGGGTTGGCTCCTGGGCGCAGCGATTTGTCCATTGAACGGGTGGCGATCAACATCAACGATGCACGCATCCCGGACAACCTCGGCCACCAGCCCATAGACAGCCCCGTGGTGCCCGGCGGTCCCGCTGCGTATTTCAGCACACTGCCGATCAAGGCCATGGTCAGGGCGCTGCGTGCGGTGGGCATCCCAGCCTCGGTGTCGCAAACCGCCGGTACCTTTGTGTGCAATCAGGTGTTCTACAGCCTGCAACACGCACTCGCCGATTCGGCAGTGCGCAGCGGGTTCATCCACGTGCCCTACCTGCCCGAACAGGCCGCGCGCAGTGCACCGGGACAACCCTCGCTGGCGCTGGAGATACTGGCGGAGGGCTTGCGGATTGCCGCGCTGACGGCCTGGAATACGCAAGTGGATCTCGCGGAAACGGGAGGACAGGTCAGCTA